In Candidatus Neomarinimicrobiota bacterium, a single window of DNA contains:
- a CDS encoding DJ-1/PfpI family protein, producing LMHDESVINWLGSFDPRSTRLASVCTGSLLLASVGHLDGKSATTHWTVLDIMEETFPKVKVDRSRHVIMDEEVFTSAGISAGIDLALQMVRLDFGDVQADWTARHMEYAFDSDNFQRRIDMNRS from the coding sequence CTCATGCATGATGAATCCGTGATTAACTGGCTTGGTTCATTCGACCCACGAAGCACACGGCTGGCATCTGTCTGTACTGGGAGTTTGCTTCTTGCCAGTGTTGGGCATCTTGACGGGAAGAGTGCCACTACACACTGGACTGTCCTTGATATTATGGAAGAAACATTTCCGAAAGTTAAGGTGGATCGGAGCCGCCACGTCATTATGGATGAAGAAGTTTTCACCTCCGCAGGAATCTCCGCCGGTATCGATCTTGCCCTTCAGATGGTCCGACTCGATTTTGGAGATGTACAGGCAGATTGGACTGCCCGTCACATGGAGTACGCCTTTGATAGTGACAACTTTCAGCGACGAATTGATATGAATCGTAGCTGA